One window from the genome of Gopherus evgoodei ecotype Sinaloan lineage chromosome 2, rGopEvg1_v1.p, whole genome shotgun sequence encodes:
- the EIF4EBP1 gene encoding eukaryotic translation initiation factor 4E-binding protein 1 isoform X1, whose amino-acid sequence MSGSCRQGHTLSRAIPAKRLSLPDGAPLPPGDYSTTPGGTVFGTTPGGTRIIYDRKFLMECRNSPVAKTSPCDLPDIPGVTSPNVEELKIENNHVHNYLEKVGIGEEAQFDMDI is encoded by the exons ATGTCCGGGAGCTGCCGCCAGGGCCACACGCTGAGCCGGGCCATCCCCGCCAAGCGCCTCAGCCTGCCCGACGGGGCCCCGCTGCCGCCCGGCGACTACAGCACCACGCCCGGGGGCACGGTGTTCGGGACCACGCCGGGCG GTACAAGAATTATTTATGACCGGAAGTTTTTGATGGAATGCCGCAATTCCCCAGTTGCCAAAACCTCACCTTGTGACCTTCCAGACATTCCAGGTGTTACCAGTCCAAATGTGGAGGAGTTGAAGATTGAAAACAACCATGTCCACAATTACTTGGAGAAGGTGGGCATAG GTGAGGAAGCTCAATTTGACATGGACATCTAA
- the EIF4EBP1 gene encoding eukaryotic translation initiation factor 4E-binding protein 1 isoform X2, with amino-acid sequence MSGSCRQGHTLSRAIPAKRLSLPDGAPLPPGDYSTTPGGTVFGTTPGGTRIIYDRKFLMECRNSPVAKTSPCDLPDIPGVTSPNVEELKIENNHVHNYLEKVGIVPRVLAT; translated from the exons ATGTCCGGGAGCTGCCGCCAGGGCCACACGCTGAGCCGGGCCATCCCCGCCAAGCGCCTCAGCCTGCCCGACGGGGCCCCGCTGCCGCCCGGCGACTACAGCACCACGCCCGGGGGCACGGTGTTCGGGACCACGCCGGGCG GTACAAGAATTATTTATGACCGGAAGTTTTTGATGGAATGCCGCAATTCCCCAGTTGCCAAAACCTCACCTTGTGACCTTCCAGACATTCCAGGTGTTACCAGTCCAAATGTGGAGGAGTTGAAGATTGAAAACAACCATGTCCACAATTACTTGGAGAAGGTGGGCATAG